A genomic window from Triticum urartu cultivar G1812 chromosome 7, Tu2.1, whole genome shotgun sequence includes:
- the LOC125520725 gene encoding probable xyloglucan endotransglucosylase/hydrolase protein 23 isoform X1, whose product MARMAVSVLAILLASCALAAASFDDEFDITWGDGRGKITNNGQLLTLGLDKVSGSGFQSKHEYLFGKIDMQLKLVPGNSAGTVTAYYLSSQGPTHDEIDFEFLGNVTGEPYTLHTNVFTQGQGQREQQFRLWFDPTNDFHTYSILWNPKHIIFMVDDMPIRDFKNLEGKGIAFPKNQPMRLYSSLWNADDWATQGGRIKTDWSHAPFSASYRGFKADACVVTVGGRPRCGASVGTEVAPGTGAAGEWYNQELDLTRQQRMRWVQSNYMIYNYCTDPKRVAKGVPAECSM is encoded by the exons ATGGCTCGCATGGCGGTTTCGGTGCTGGCCATCCTGCTCGCCTCGTGTGCcctggcggcggcgagcttcgacGACGAGTTCGACATCACCTGGGGCGACGGGCGAGGGAAGATCACGAACAATGGCCAGCTCCTCACGCTGGGGCTGGACAAGGTCTCCGGCTCCGGGTTCCAATCCAAGCACGAGTACCTCTTCGGCAAGATCGATATGCAGCTCAAGCTCGTCCCCGGCAACTCCGCCGGCACCGTCACCGCCTACTAC CTGTCGTCGCAGGGGCCGACGCACGACGAGATCGACTTCGAGTTCCTGGGCAACGTCACCGGCGAGCCCTACACGCTGCACACCAACGTGTTCACGCAGGGGCAGGGCCAACGGGAGCAGCAGTTCCGCCTTTGGTTCGATCCCACCAATGACTTCCACACCTACTCCATCCTCTGGAACCCAAAGCACATCAT CTTCATGGTGGATGATATGCCGATCAGGGACTTCAAGAACCTTGAGGGAAAGGGGATCGCCTTCCCCAAGAACCAGCCTATGCGCCTCTACTCCAGCCTCTGGAACGCCGACGACTGGGCCACGCAGGGCGGCCGCATCAAGACGGACTGGTCCCACGCGCCATTCTCCGCTTCCTACCGCGGCTTCAAGGCCGACGCGTGCGTGGTGACCGTGGGCGGCCGGCCGCGCTGCGGCGCCAGCGTGGGCACGGAGGTCGCCCCCGGCACCGGCGCGGCCGGCGAGTGGTACAACCAGGAGCTGGACCTGACTCGGCAGCAGCGGATGCGGTGGGTGCAGAGCAACTACATGATCTACAACTATTGCACCGACCCCAAACGCGTCGCCAAGGGCGTCCCCGCCGAGTGCTCCATGTAG
- the LOC125520725 gene encoding probable xyloglucan endotransglucosylase/hydrolase protein 23 isoform X2, producing MARMAVSVLAILLASCALAAASFDDEFDITWGDGRGKITNNGQLLTLGLDKVSGSGFQSKHEYLFGKIDMQLKLVPGNSAGTVTAYYLSSQGPTHDEIDFEFLGNVTGEPYTLHTNVFTQGQGQREQQFRLWFDPTNDFHTYSILWNPKHIMDFKNLEGKGIAFPKNQPMRLYSSLWNADDWATQGGRIKTDWSHAPFSASYRGFKADACVVTVGGRPRCGASVGTEVAPGTGAAGEWYNQELDLTRQQRMRWVQSNYMIYNYCTDPKRVAKGVPAECSM from the exons ATGGCTCGCATGGCGGTTTCGGTGCTGGCCATCCTGCTCGCCTCGTGTGCcctggcggcggcgagcttcgacGACGAGTTCGACATCACCTGGGGCGACGGGCGAGGGAAGATCACGAACAATGGCCAGCTCCTCACGCTGGGGCTGGACAAGGTCTCCGGCTCCGGGTTCCAATCCAAGCACGAGTACCTCTTCGGCAAGATCGATATGCAGCTCAAGCTCGTCCCCGGCAACTCCGCCGGCACCGTCACCGCCTACTAC CTGTCGTCGCAGGGGCCGACGCACGACGAGATCGACTTCGAGTTCCTGGGCAACGTCACCGGCGAGCCCTACACGCTGCACACCAACGTGTTCACGCAGGGGCAGGGCCAACGGGAGCAGCAGTTCCGCCTTTGGTTCGATCCCACCAATGACTTCCACACCTACTCCATCCTCTGGAACCCAAAGCACATCAT GGACTTCAAGAACCTTGAGGGAAAGGGGATCGCCTTCCCCAAGAACCAGCCTATGCGCCTCTACTCCAGCCTCTGGAACGCCGACGACTGGGCCACGCAGGGCGGCCGCATCAAGACGGACTGGTCCCACGCGCCATTCTCCGCTTCCTACCGCGGCTTCAAGGCCGACGCGTGCGTGGTGACCGTGGGCGGCCGGCCGCGCTGCGGCGCCAGCGTGGGCACGGAGGTCGCCCCCGGCACCGGCGCGGCCGGCGAGTGGTACAACCAGGAGCTGGACCTGACTCGGCAGCAGCGGATGCGGTGGGTGCAGAGCAACTACATGATCTACAACTATTGCACCGACCCCAAACGCGTCGCCAAGGGCGTCCCCGCCGAGTGCTCCATGTAG